CGGTTCACATCGCTCTCGCACCGGCGCGCCGCCCGCTCGATCTCACCCCACATCAGCCCCGCCAGCGCATCCGCCCCCGCCCGCGACAGGTGCAGGTCGAACGCCACCGACAGCACCCGCGCCCCCTTCTTCCACGCCCCCGGCACGCCCTCCAGCCCCGCCGCGGTCACCGCGGTCGGCCGCGCCAGGAACCACCGCGGGCCCTCCGACACCCACACCTCTCCGTCGAGCCCCCCGGTGCTGCTCAGCTGCATCACGCCGCCGCTGCCCGCCTTCGTCACCGCCGCCTCCGCCTGCCGGAAGTACCACGCGCTGCTGAACGCCCCGCCGCGGCTGCCCCCCAGCGCCGCCAGGTTCACCACCCCACACCGCGCATCACTCTGACAAATCTCCCAGAGCCGCGCCGCCCGCGTGAGCGCGAACCGGTCCGGCGGCGGCAGCGAGCACGAGTACATTCCCACCAGCAGGAACCACGGCTCGCCCGCGCCGATGTCCGCCAGTGCCGCGCGGTACCGCGCGATGATCGCCCGCACGTTCTCGCGGTACACCGCCGTCGTCGCGCCATCCTCCGCCTCTCCGGGCGCAACGTTCACCCCCAGCGCAATCACCACCACCGGCGTAACCCCAGCATCCGCGAACCCGAACACGCGCAGGTGCTCGCGCAGCCCCTCGTCGCTGTACCCCCGCCCCTCGCCTTCCACGCGCAGGTGGTCCGCCGTGGTCCACCCTCCCTGCGCGATCGAGTGCACCTGCAACCCGCGCACGCCGGGGTCATAGAAGATCACCCCCGGCGTGATCAGCGCCGACCTTTCGCCGCCTTCGGCCCTCAGGCCGACATTCACCGCATCCCGCGCACGATCAAACGGCGCCCGCAGCAGCGATCCCACCTCGAAGTCCATCCACGTCCACCCCGCACGCTGCTTGTCCACCTCGCTCAACGCCCCCTCCACGCTGAACCCGCGCCCCGAGCTCACGCGCACACCCACGCGCTCCACCGCATCGGGCCCCGCGTACACCACCGCCCGGGCCCGCAGCCGCTGGCTCGCCAGCAGCTGCTGCGACGCCCGCGTCCCGCCCGCGTGCGCCAGCGGGAACAGCCGGAAGTCGGCCCGTGCCGCGCCCGCGTCCGCACCCGCGTGCAGCCGCCACTCCACCGCGTTCTCGGTCGCGAACCCCTTCACACCACCCGGCCACTCCTCTTCCAGCGCCATGTGCAGCACCCGCTCCTCCGAGTCCGCATGGTCGTAAGCCGAGCTGCCAACCCCCCGCGTCAGCTCCAGCCCGCCAGGAACGAACCCAGGCGCCGGGCAGTACACCCCGCGCCACGCCCGCGGCCTCCACACCCGCTGCATCCCCGCCGCCAGCGGCGTATGCCCCAACCCCCCCACATCACCCATCGTGTTCACCGACAGGCTGTCGCCCACCACCACCACCCGCGTGTCGCCCTCGGTAAGCGCCCGCGCCAACCCGCGCGGCACAAACGCCGCGGGCGCAACAGGCTGGGCCATCGCAGCGCCGGTCACCAGCAACGACACCACCGCGAGTGGTCTCATGGTTGCGGCTCCAGCCCAGAACGGGTGCACCGATCATGGCCCGCGCGCACAACCCCGCATGAGGCCCGCCGAAACCCCTCGCTCACCGGGTGTAGCATTGCCCATGCCGCTGCGCCTGTACAACACGCTCACCCGGAAGCTCGAGCCCTTCACGCCCAGTGACCCCGCGCACGTCACCTTCTACTCCTGCGGCCCCACCGTCTACGACGACGCGCACATCGGCAACTTCCGCTCCTTCCTCGCCGCGGACGTGCTCCGCCGCTTCGTCGAGTCGCCGCTGTGCGAGGTGACCACGCGTGACGGCCAGACGCACAAGGGCCCGCGCCGCGTCACCCACGTCATGAACATCACCGACGTCGGCCACATGACCGACGACGCCGAGGGCGGCGAGCAGGGCGAGGACCGCATGGCCGTCGCCGGCCGCCGCATCGAAGAAGCCAAGAAGTCCGGCAAGCTCCCCGCCGGCGTAAGCATCGACCCGCGCGACCCCTACCAGATCGCCCGCTTCTACGAGGACCGCTTCAAGGAGGACGCCCGCAAGCTCGGCCTCAAGGTGGCGCTCGAAGCCCAGCGCGACGAGTCGCTCATGCCCCGCGCCACCGCCAACGTGCAGGGCATGATCGCGGTCGTCCAGCGCCTGATCACCCGCGGCTTCGCGTACGCCGTCGGCGCACCCGGCCAGCGCGTCGTCTACTTCGACGTGCAGAAGTTCAGCACCTACGGCCGCCTCTCGGGTAACACCCTCGACCAGCTCCGCGCCGGCGCGGGCGGACGCGTCTCCGACACCAACCAGGCCCAGAAACGCCACCCCGCCGACTTCCTCCTCTGGAAAGAAGACGCCAGCCACATCATGAGGTGGGACTCGCCCTGGGGCGCCGGCTACCCCGGCTGGCACATCGAGTGCACGGCCATGAGCATCGGCCGCCTCTGGGGTACCCCGCCGCTCCGCGGCGGCTCTTCTGTTGACCTCATCAACTCGCTCCAGGTCGACAATGGCCTCCCGCTCATCGACCTGCACAGCGGCGGTGAGGACAACATCTTCCCCCACCACGAGTGCGAAATCGCCCAGTCCTGCGGCGCCTTCAACCAGGACCCCGCGGCCGGCACGTTCTCCTCGCTCTGGTTCCACCCGCGCTTCCTGCTCGTCGAGGGCACCAAGATGAGCAAGAGCAAGGGCAACTTCTACACCCAGCGCGACCTCTTCGCCAAGGGCATCGAGCCCGCCGCCCTGCGCTTCGAGCTCATCAAAACGCACTACCGCAGCAACGCCAACTTCACCTTCCAGGGCCTACAGGACTCGCAGCGCACGATGGAACGCTGGCGCCGCTTCCGCACTGAGGCGGCGAAGGGCCAGGACGCGCCCTCGCCCGAGGCCGAGCGCGCATCGCAGGAGATCGGCGCGGCGCTGCACGAGGACCTCAACGTCGCCGCCGCGATCGCGGCGGTGAACACGTGGATGTCAAAGAGCGGTCCCAACCAGAGCGACCTCAACGCCCTGAACGTGATCGACGCGGTGCTGGGCGTGCTCGAGCTGGAAGCCCCCGCGGCGGTGACCAGCGACATCGGGCTGTTCGCCCCGGGTGTCGAGCCCGACCCGGCGGTGATCGCCAAGCTGGAGGAGCGCCGCGCCGCCCGCGCGGCCAAGGACTTCAAGCGCTCCGACCAGATCCGCGACGAGCTCGCGGCCATGGGCTACGCCATCAAGGACGTCGCGGGCGGCAAGGTGGAAGTGCGAAGGGCCTAGTGGCCATACACCCATATTGATGGTACAATACACCCATATGAAGACCACGGTCGAGATCTCCGATGCGCTGTTCGAGCAGCTCCGCAAGCGCGCGCAGAAGGAGGGCGCCACGATGCGTGAGCTCATCGAGGCAGCTCTCCGGGCATTCCTCACACCGCCGCCGCGTGAGCGCAAGCCCTTCCGCCTGAAAGACGGGTCCGTTGGCGGCCGTGGACTTCAGCCGGGGGTTGATCTGAGCAACTGGAGCCACATCCGCGATCTCGCCTACCAGGGCCGCGGCGGGTGATTGCGGTTGATACCAACATCTTGGTGTATGCACACCGGAAGGACTCCGCCTTCCACACGCCGGCGATGAACGTCGTCCGTTCGCTCGCGGAAGGCGTCGAGCAATGGGCGATTCCCTGGCCATGTGTACACGAGTTCCTTGCGATCGTCACCCATCCAAAGGTGTTCTCGCCGCCGTCTACGACGGACGAAGCGCTGACGCAGGTCGACCTGTGGTTCCAATCACCGACCCTCACTGTCGTTGGAGAGTCGGAGAAGCACTGGGCGACGTTGCGAGACTTGGCCTTGAAAGCTCGTCTGCAAGGGCCGATCTTCCATGACGCGCGCATCGCTGCGATCTGCAAGGACCATGGGATTCGTGAGCTGTGGTCGGCCGATCGCGACCTCTCCAGGTTCACGACACTCAACACGCGCAACCCGCTACTGCCTTAGGGGGCCGCCCACTCGGCCTTGCGCACCGCCTCAAGCTCCTGCTTGAACTTCTCGTTCTTGAGCAGCGCATCAGCAATCGCGTCGCCCAGGGCCATGCCGGCGCAGACGTCCGTCGGGTAGTGGACGCCGGCGATGACGCGGTCGAGCGCGACCAGGCGGGCGCGGTCCCGGAGCGCGTCCTTGCTGCCCGGCGCGAGCTCCCCGAGCACGCGGGACCAGACCATGCCGAGCGTGGCGTGCCCGCTCGGGTAGCCGTTGCTGTCGCTGTGCTTGAGCAGCGGCTTGACGCGCGGGTCCTGCAGCGGCGGGCGCAGGCGGTTGTAGGTCTCCTTGGCGGGAGAGATGGCGACGTGGTACGCGTCGTTGTCGATTCGCTTGAAGAGGGCCGCGGTCCTGGGGTACTTCGCGGGTGTGAAGCCCTCGCCGCGTTCGCCCATCGCCTCGCCGAAGGTAAAGGGCGTCATCTTCTCCTCGGCCTCCATCCGCTTCTTCGCGGCCTCGGTCGCCTCGGCGCGGATGGCCAGGAGCAGGTCGGCCTCCGCCTTGGTCATGGGCGAGGCGCGGTCGAAGGGGCGGGGCAGCACAGCGCTCACGTCGACGTCGCCCATCTTGAGGAAGAAGGTCTGGGGAGCGGGGGCAGCGACTGGGCCGGCGGGTTGGGTGGCGGGCTGCGTTGCAGACTGAGTGGTGGGTTGTGAGACGACGGGCTGCTCTTCGGCGACCGGGCGCGTGCAGCCGGTGAGCAGGACGGCGGCGGCGAGCAGGGTGAGTATCCGGGTGTTCATCGTCTCTCCTGAGGGCAGGCAGTGGTCGAGCGGGCACGCTCTCGTTGCACCCCTTTGCTCGTGCAAAGGGCTCGTTGCTGGGATGCGATCCTTACTTGCGGCGGCTCATGAAGTCCAGCACGTCGATCTTGCTCACGATCCCCACGATCTTGTTGTTGTCCACCACAACGCCCACCTGGTCGGTCTCGAAGATTCGGAACAGCTCCTCGATGCGGGCCTTGGGGTAAATCAACCCGCCGATGGGGTGGCTGATGGTCTTCACCGGGCTGGTGACGGTAACCGTGCCGTCCTGCAGCCCGCGGAGGACGTCCACCTCGTGCACCATGCCGGTGGGGTGGCCCGCGCCGTCCACGATCGGCACCTGCGAAATGCCGTGCTCCTTGAACATGCCGATGATCTGGCCCACCGTCTTCTCCGGCGCGGCCGTGATGATCGGCCGCTTGGCCATCGCGCCGAGGATCTCCTCGACAACACCCAGGTCACGGTCCGAGCCCAGGAACCCGTGGTCCTTCATCCATGCGTCGCTGAGGAACTTGGTGGTGTAGCGGGTGGCCGAGTCGGGCAGCAGCGTGATCACCTTCTTGCCCGGGCCGAGCTGCTGGGCGACCTTGATGGCGATGTGCACGTTGCAGCCCGACGAGCCGCCACAGAAAAGCCCCTCCTCCCGCACCAGGCGGCGGGCCATGGTGAAGGCTTCCTTGTCGTTGGTCTGGTGGAACTCGTCGACGACGCTGTAGTCCATCGCGTCGCAGAGGATGTCCTCGCCGATGCCCTCGACCTTGTACACGTGCGGCGTAGGCATCGTCTTGGTGTAGAAGTAGTGGTAGTGGACCGAGCCGATGGGATCGACGCCCACCACGCGGATGTGCGGCGCCTTCTTCTTGATGTACCGCCCGATGCCGGAGACGGTGCCGCCCGTGCCAGCGCCGGCGACCACGGCGTCGAACTTGCCGCCCGTGTCCTCCCAGATCTCCGCGCCGGTGCTCAGCTCGTGGGCCTCGATGTTGAGCTTGTTGTGGTACTGGTTGACGTAGAAGGCGCCGGGGGTCTCGCGGGCGATCCGCTTGGCGGTCTCGACGTAGTGCTGGGGAGAATCGCCGGGCACGTCGGTGGGCGTGATCACCACCTCGGCCCCAAAGGCCTTGAGCATGTTCACCTTCTCCAGCGACATCTTGTCGGGCATGGTGAACACGCAGCGGTAGCCGCGCACCGCGGCCCACATGGCAACGCCCTGCCCGGTGTTCCCCGAGGTGTTCTCCACGATCGTCGCACCGGGCTTGATCAGCCCCATCTGCTCCGACCGGTTCAGGATGTGCACCGCCATCCGGTCCTTGATGGAGCCCGTGGGGTTCATGTACTCGCACTTCACCCACACCTCCGCGGCGCCAGCGGGGACCACCTTGTTCAGCTTGACCAGGGGGGTGTGTCCGACAGCGTCCAGGATGTTGTTGTACATGGGCACGTTGCTCGCCTCCGTTGGGTGGGGGCGATTCTACGTGCGGGGGTGTACGGAGACAGGTAGGGACAAATAGGAACCACGACCGTCAGGGAGCGATACGGCCGCGCCTCGCGGCCGTGCGTTCTCACACCCACACAAATGCCCCTGAACTCACCCCCCACCCAGTACGCTATAGCTCCATGCCCGAGCCCACCCCCACGCTCCGCCCCCAGCGCATCGGGCTCGCCCTCTCCACCCCCCTCCTCGCCGCCTTCGCCGCGGCCGCCCCGCGCCTCCTCAGCCTTCTCGCCAGCGCCCCCGACGACGAGGCCAGCATCGACCGCACGATCAGCGACATCGGCGCACTCGCGCTCGCCGTCGCGGCAGCCCTCGCCCCCATCCTGATCATCACCCCCGCATCGCTCTCCCCCGAGCTCCGACGACTCCACCGCTTCGCCGCCTGGACCGTTGGCCTCGCCGCCGCCTTCTGGATCCTCCCCACACCCTTCTGGATCGGACGCCTCATCACCTACGCGGGCCTCGCCGCCCTCGCCGCGGCCTACCTCATCATCTTCGCCCGCTCCGCCTTCAACACCCTCCGCGCTCGACCCCAAAGCCCCTGGACCGCCCCCATCGCCGCGCTCGGCTGCATCCTCTCCACCGCTCTCCTCCCCCTCACCATCGCCTACACCAACCTCGCCTGGCAACGCGGCATCGACTGACGCGACGCCTGCATACTTCCCCGCCCCAAAAGGGACGCCGGAGTGTTGCCACCAGTGGAGCGCAGCGGCGCTTCGCCGCAAGCGCAACTGGTGGATCCCGAGCGCTCGGCTCACACCGCCCCGAAAGGGGCGGAGGAGTGCCCTGCAAAGCAGGAGCGCAACCAAGCGCAACCGTTGTCCCCAACCGCGCGCAAACCCCTCCGCGCCCAACCCCCCACCCACCCACCACTTGCACCCCTAAATCCACGTCTGTGCGCACAACCCCGCCCGCGCACCAACCCAATCCGCCACTTTCCCACTTTTTCTTCCACCGAGAATTACCGCCCCCAAGCCCCACCACCCCCGCGCGCAAGTCAAAACCGCGCGCACAAACGTGACCCACACCGGGTTGGTTAGAGGCCCACCATGAACTCAGACCAGGAACAGCCCGGCCCGCTCCCTGCCGACATCCGACCTCCGACATCCGACATTCCCCTCACCCCCCGCGACCAGGAGCTCCTCGAAGCATGGTTCGCCCACGACACCCGCCTCCCCGAGCTCGCCGGTGAACTCAACACCTCCGTCCTCAAGCTCGCCGACTGGGCCGACCAGCCCCACATCCGCGCCCGCCTCGACAAGGTCGAGCGCATCGCTCACCAGCGCACCTCAACACTCCAGGCCGAGGCCACCCACCAGGCCCTCTCACGCCTGGTCGCCATCACTCGATTCTGCCAGCACGACGAAACCGCCCGCCGCGCCGCCAACATGATCCTGCGCAACAGGAACCCCGACCGTCAGGGAGGGTTCGGCCCCGCCGCGGGGCCGACCGCTCCACGGAACAACCGCGTCGCAGAGTCCAGCGCCGCACATCACGCCCGCGAAGCGCGGGCGTGCCGCTCCCTCACAGCCGCGGTTCCTGCTTCAGCAGGGGCCCCCACCGAGCACGCGGAAGAAGCTCTCAATGTCCTGGTCGGTGCCGATGTCGCCGTCTGCGTTGAAGTCGGCGCCGGTGCAGGCGGGGCAGCAGGTGCCGCCCAGGCAGGCGAAGAACGCCTCGATGTCCTGGTCGGTGCCGGTGTCGCCGTCGTGGTTGAAGTCGGCGGTGCAGGACATGAGTTGCGTGCGGAGCCACTCGCCGGTGGCGGCGCTGAGGGTGGTGCCGACGGAGCCGTGCCCGAAGCCCGGGGCGACGATGTGCGTGACGCCCACGCCCGCACCGTTCAGCGCATCGCGGAGGCGGAGGCTCTGGTTGAGCGGGACGACGGTGTCAACGTCGCCGTGGACGAGGAACATGGGCGGGTCGTTGGCGTCGACCTGTGCGACGGGGCTGCTGCTCGCGGCCCGCGAGGCGAGCGCAGGGAAGGGCTCACTGGGGTTGCTCAGGTTGGCGCGCAGCCACCCGAGGCCCTCACCCGCGCCGCTTACGCCCAGCAGCTTGGACTCGGGGGACGTCGGGTCGTCGTGGTTGAAGGAGCAGCCCACACTCTGCAGGGCGCAGTCGGGCTGCATGTTGAGGAGGTCGGCGGGCGGGTAAAACGCGGCCCCCGCGAGCACCGCGCTGGAGAACGCGCCGTTGCCGCCGGTGCTGCCCTCGAACGACGCGTCGCCGCTGGTGGTGGAGACGAGCGACGCGAGGTGGCCGCCGGCGGAGGAGCCCCACACACCGATGCGCTCGGGGTCGATGCCGTAGAGCCCGGCGTTGGCGCGGAGGTAGCGGATCGCGCCCTTGCAGTCGTGGAGCTGCGCGGGGAACACGCCCTCGTTGCTGAGGCGGTACTCGATGCTGGCGATGGTGACGCCGCGCTCGCGGAGGGCGAGTGCGAACGAGGGGGTCTGGTTGTGGCTGCCGGACTGCCATCCGCCGCCGTGGATCCAGACGATGACGGGGTGCGGGCCGCTCTGCGTGGTGGCGCCGTGGATGTCCATGTGGAGGTTGATGGTGCCGCCCCCGGTGACGGGGACGGTGGCATACACGACGTCGTCCCACGATGTCGGCGCGGGGGGCTCGCCCGCGTCGGCGGTGAGCATGTGACGCCAGACCTCGCGGTAGCGCGCCGTGCCGTCGGTGTTGCGCGGCGTGACGCTGTCCATCACGGGGCTGTTGTGGTACTGGCCGGCGACGGCGGGGGCGATGGACGTCGAGAGCTGCTGCGAGCCCGCGTAGGGCGGCGTGGTCGTGGCGATGTCGGTCACGGGGCCGGGGGCGCCCAGGGCGGTCCAGAAGGCGACCTTCTGCGAGAGCGCGTCCTGCGTGTGGCAGAGGCCGAAGTACTGCGCGGAGGGTGTGGCGTGCTGGGCCCACCACGCGGCCGGGTTGCCCGGGCCTCCGTCAGCCGCGGGTGCCGAAGTGCAGCAGCGGGCGAGCTCATGGTCCTTGGCGATGACGCCGGCGTTGCCGCCGCCCTGGCTGTGGCCCCACACGACGATGTCGCTCCAGCGGATGGCGTTGTTCTCGAGGTAGTCCCCCCAGCCCTCGCCGGGGTGCAGCGTGTCGAGGTGCAGCAGGAGCTTGATCAGGCGGTTCTCGAGGGAGTCGGGGCGGTTGACGGTGATGAACGGCGAGTGGTTGACGCCGATGATGAGCTCGCGGCGCACCTTGAGCGCGCAGTCGGGGTCGGTGGAGCCGTTGCAGAAGTTGAAGGGCGACCAGTCGTTGGGGTACGTGAGGCCGACCGCGTGGAACCCTTCCTCGGCGGCCAGTTTCAGGAGCTCGCGGGCGCCCGAGCCGGTGCCGCCCTGACCGTGGAGGAACAGGACGAGCCGCTGCCGGTGCGCGATATTGGGGTCGAACGCGGCGGCATGGTTACCGGTCCAGCCGGTGATCGCGGGCTCCGTGGCGACGGGCGCGATGAGCTCCTGACGGACCTGTGCGTGCGCGCCGGATGCGAGCGCGAGGATTGCAGCGGTGGTCAGGCGCATGTGCGGAGCTCCCATGTGTCCCCCGATTCGTCGCAGGTGAACGCGGGTGGGGGTGGGTGTATTGCTCAGCAGTTGCCGCCGCCCAGGACTCGGAAGAAGGACTCGATGTCCTGGTCGGTGCCGGTGTCGCCGTCGGCGTTGAAGTCGGCGCCGCCGGTGTAGCAGCCGGGGCAGCAGTTGCCCCCCAGGCACGCGAAGAAGGCCTCGATGTCCTGATCGGTGCCGATGTCGCCGTCGTTGTTGAAGTCGGCGGTGCCGCAGGTGGAGCCCTGGATGGAGAAGGTGAAGGAGGCGGGGCCGCCCGCGACGCCGTTGCCGCTGGGGAGGGCGGGCTGGTTGACGAGCATGGTGCCGGGGATGTCGCCGTCGAGCGTGAGGCCGGTCAGGTTACTGGTGACGCCGCTCACGCTGACGGTGTAGTCGCCGGGAGTAAGCGGCTGGGTGGGCGTGAAGGTGGCGGTGAAGGTGCCGGCGGTGTAGGTCTGCGAGCCGGGGATGGTGCCGCCGGGACCGGTGAGCGTGATGGCGCCGGGCGCGACGGTGACGGCCTCGCTGAAGGTGACCTGAACGCTGGTGGGCGCGGCGATGAGGGTGGCGCTTGGCGCGGGGGAGGTCGTCAGCACAACGGGGGGGCCGTTCTGATGGGACTCGGCGGTCTTGGCGGTGTTGAGGACCCAGTCGAGCGGGTCGAGCGCGGCGTCGGTGTACGCGCCGTTGATGGGGATGACGAAGTTCTGCGTGCGGGCGTTGTTGTTGAGCTTGACGGTCTGCGAGCCGGTGGAGGTTTCGACGCGAAGGTCGAGGGGCATGGCGAAGTAACCAGCGGGCGCGCCGGCGCCGGGCCACGCGGCGTTCTGCGTCTGGCGGAGGCTGACGCGGGCGTAGTTCTGGCCGGCGACGGTGAAGGGCTGCACGCCGTAGGCGTACGCGGGCGCGCCGATGCCGTAGACCCACTGGCGGAAGAACCAGGTGAGGTCCTGGCCGGCGACGCTGTTGGCCACCGCGATGAAGTCGTCGGTGGTGGCGGCGGTGCCCTCGTGGGCGAGG
The sequence above is drawn from the Phycisphaerales bacterium genome and encodes:
- a CDS encoding ribbon-helix-helix protein, CopG family encodes the protein MKTTVEISDALFEQLRKRAQKEGATMRELIEAALRAFLTPPPRERKPFRLKDGSVGGRGLQPGVDLSNWSHIRDLAYQGRGG
- a CDS encoding TA system VapC family ribonuclease toxin; this translates as MIAVDTNILVYAHRKDSAFHTPAMNVVRSLAEGVEQWAIPWPCVHEFLAIVTHPKVFSPPSTTDEALTQVDLWFQSPTLTVVGESEKHWATLRDLALKARLQGPIFHDARIAAICKDHGIRELWSADRDLSRFTTLNTRNPLLP
- a CDS encoding phosphatase PAP2 family protein gives rise to the protein MNTRILTLLAAAVLLTGCTRPVAEEQPVVSQPTTQSATQPATQPAGPVAAPAPQTFFLKMGDVDVSAVLPRPFDRASPMTKAEADLLLAIRAEATEAAKKRMEAEEKMTPFTFGEAMGERGEGFTPAKYPRTAALFKRIDNDAYHVAISPAKETYNRLRPPLQDPRVKPLLKHSDSNGYPSGHATLGMVWSRVLGELAPGSKDALRDRARLVALDRVIAGVHYPTDVCAGMALGDAIADALLKNEKFKQELEAVRKAEWAAP
- a CDS encoding pyridoxal-phosphate dependent enzyme, whose translation is MYNNILDAVGHTPLVKLNKVVPAGAAEVWVKCEYMNPTGSIKDRMAVHILNRSEQMGLIKPGATIVENTSGNTGQGVAMWAAVRGYRCVFTMPDKMSLEKVNMLKAFGAEVVITPTDVPGDSPQHYVETAKRIARETPGAFYVNQYHNKLNIEAHELSTGAEIWEDTGGKFDAVVAGAGTGGTVSGIGRYIKKKAPHIRVVGVDPIGSVHYHYFYTKTMPTPHVYKVEGIGEDILCDAMDYSVVDEFHQTNDKEAFTMARRLVREEGLFCGGSSGCNVHIAIKVAQQLGPGKKVITLLPDSATRYTTKFLSDAWMKDHGFLGSDRDLGVVEEILGAMAKRPIITAAPEKTVGQIIGMFKEHGISQVPIVDGAGHPTGMVHEVDVLRGLQDGTVTVTSPVKTISHPIGGLIYPKARIEELFRIFETDQVGVVVDNNKIVGIVSKIDVLDFMSRRK
- a CDS encoding alpha/beta hydrolase — its product is MRLTTAAILALASGAHAQVRQELIAPVATEPAITGWTGNHAAAFDPNIAHRQRLVLFLHGQGGTGSGARELLKLAAEEGFHAVGLTYPNDWSPFNFCNGSTDPDCALKVRRELIIGVNHSPFITVNRPDSLENRLIKLLLHLDTLHPGEGWGDYLENNAIRWSDIVVWGHSQGGGNAGVIAKDHELARCCTSAPAADGGPGNPAAWWAQHATPSAQYFGLCHTQDALSQKVAFWTALGAPGPVTDIATTTPPYAGSQQLSTSIAPAVAGQYHNSPVMDSVTPRNTDGTARYREVWRHMLTADAGEPPAPTSWDDVVYATVPVTGGGTINLHMDIHGATTQSGPHPVIVWIHGGGWQSGSHNQTPSFALALRERGVTIASIEYRLSNEGVFPAQLHDCKGAIRYLRANAGLYGIDPERIGVWGSSAGGHLASLVSTTSGDASFEGSTGGNGAFSSAVLAGAAFYPPADLLNMQPDCALQSVGCSFNHDDPTSPESKLLGVSGAGEGLGWLRANLSNPSEPFPALASRAASSSPVAQVDANDPPMFLVHGDVDTVVPLNQSLRLRDALNGAGVGVTHIVAPGFGHGSVGTTLSAATGEWLRTQLMSCTADFNHDGDTGTDQDIEAFFACLGGTCCPACTGADFNADGDIGTDQDIESFFRVLGGGPC